Proteins from one Desulfotomaculum sp. genomic window:
- a CDS encoding addiction module toxin RelE — MNIIILQQAFEELKDAIAYYEEQQSGLGLKFKEEADQHINWILSNPTVPRLRKRSYRRVNLRVFPYYIAYIIRGEIL; from the coding sequence ATGAATATCATAATACTCCAGCAGGCATTTGAGGAATTGAAAGATGCAATAGCTTATTATGAAGAACAACAGTCTGGATTAGGACTAAAGTTTAAAGAAGAAGCAGACCAGCATATCAATTGGATTTTAAGCAATCCAACTGTCCCACGACTCCGAAAACGAAGTTACCGTCGCGTCAATCTAAGAGTTTTTCCATACTATATAGCGTACATAATTCGAGGAGAAATTTTGTAG
- a CDS encoding ADP-ribosylglycohydrolase, which yields MDTRERFRGCLLGLAVGDAVGTTVEFRPRGTFEPLRDMIGGGPFNLLPGQWTDDTSMALCLATSLIERNGFDARDQMERYCRWADQGYLSSTGACFDIGNTVASALRRFRRTGEPFAGSTDPLSAGNGCIMRLAPIPMFFFPDLEAAERYGAESSRTTHGATECVDACRLLTRIICRALQGRPKNEVALGDSGSFAGEEKIVAIARGDYRAKSAEGIRGSGYVVESLEAAMWCFTRAESFEEAILMAANLGGDADTTAAICGQVTGAYYGKSGIPAGWLERLALRSEIMRLADQLYGRQGKKDAG from the coding sequence ATGGATACGCGAGAAAGGTTTCGGGGTTGTCTACTTGGTTTGGCTGTGGGCGACGCGGTTGGCACGACCGTTGAGTTTCGACCGCGGGGAACATTCGAACCTTTGCGCGATATGATAGGCGGAGGGCCTTTCAATCTTCTGCCCGGCCAATGGACCGATGATACTTCCATGGCCCTTTGCCTCGCCACCAGTCTAATTGAACGCAACGGGTTTGACGCACGAGATCAGATGGAACGCTACTGCCGCTGGGCTGACCAGGGATATCTGAGCAGCACCGGTGCGTGCTTTGACATCGGCAACACTGTGGCCTCGGCACTTCGGCGATTCCGCCGGACCGGAGAGCCTTTCGCCGGATCCACCGACCCGCTATCCGCTGGAAACGGATGCATCATGCGATTGGCGCCCATTCCGATGTTCTTCTTCCCAGATTTGGAAGCTGCAGAGCGATACGGAGCAGAGAGTTCCCGAACCACCCATGGCGCGACGGAGTGTGTGGATGCCTGTCGTCTGCTCACACGCATCATCTGCCGTGCGTTACAGGGAAGGCCGAAGAATGAAGTCGCGCTCGGTGACAGTGGGTCGTTTGCCGGGGAAGAAAAGATCGTGGCGATTGCCAGAGGAGACTATCGGGCAAAGTCCGCAGAGGGCATTCGCGGTTCCGGATACGTTGTGGAGAGTCTTGAGGCAGCCATGTGGTGCTTCACTCGCGCTGAGAGTTTCGAGGAGGCGATTCTCATGGCCGCCAATCTAGGCGGTGATGCCGACACGACAGCAGCCATATGCGGACAAGTCACTGGAGCATACTACGGCAAGTCGGGCATCCCGGCTGGATGGTTGGAGCGACTGGCCCTGCGCTCGGAGATCATGCGCCTTGCAGACCAACTATATGGCAGACAAGGTAAGAAAGACGCGGGCTAA